The nucleotide window CTTAATCGTTTGATTTCGATCAACTGCTTTCCCTTTCCAGGCCGATCTACTTTTTTTAATTTTGAAATTTTACTCATAAAAAAACCGATTTCAGTTGAAAAAACAGAAAACATAAGGCGCAAAAGGAATTTTACAACAATCTTGAGTCATTCAGTGGGGTTTGCTATTGTGCGGTTAGATATTGGGTTAATGAAAATAGAGAAGGATCTCTAATGACACATGATAGATTGAAAGCTAAAACGATCCCAGGTGAATATTGCAGATTTTGCGGTAATGATTCGGTTCCTCTTGTGAAAACTAAATGTTGTGATCAATGGATTTGCTGCGACACTTCTTATGTTTCCATCGAAGGTGGAGGGTATTGTCAATATCACCATGAGCAATACAGCGTTTGCTATTTCCATTACAATGACGGGCATTCCGGAAAATGGCAAGAATGCGAAGAATGCAGGGATCTGCTCGGTGAAGATGATTTTAAAGCGGCTTTCCATGATCCTAACAATGTACCACGATATTAACCCGAATAAGAGGCCCAAAAACCGAGCAAAAAAAATGGGCTAATACGCGGTTTTTTAGACACCCCAGATCTAATCCTTTTGACACAATGAAGCAGATTAAAAAGATCATGAGATCATGCAATGAATTTTTTAACACTTCTTGGAGGTTATTTTTAAAAAGTGAAGGGAATTCTATTTTTTTTCTTGACTAAACTTATCATAGATGTCCCCAGATCTCATTGTTTTTTATAAAAATAAGTATTTATTATCAAAAAATATGCAAAATTCAGGGTTTACCCCAGTATATTTTACTGATTTGACATGGTATATCAGGTTACTTTTATTAAATTCCGTCAATTATTTTTTGATTCGGAAGATTATGGATAATGTGAAATTGACATCGGTTATTCACAGAAAAGGAATTGTATTATGATGGGATATGGGGTCACCTTGATTATTGTCCTTAAAAAATGTTTACCATATGAATTAGCCGATCCATAATGTCATAATCGGTGGATGTCAAGCAAGATGTCGCCTTTTTCTAAAACACTTTGTTAATATTCCCGCAAAATCCCCTCATGACCTCCGACGGATAATTTGAGGATCCATTCTCGCCCATGAGGGATTTTTGCTAATGCTATACCCATTTCTGACATCTATGCAGCCCTCTTTGCCGTATCAGTGGATTGTTTTACCTTCTTAAATCTTTTTAAAACAACCTCTGTAACGGGTTTCCAGTTCCTTGTTTTTTTTGACCATCTTTCAGGATGTTTCGTTTTAGCCTTCTGATACACATGATGACGATTTTTAAGGATTTGTATATCCCTGCCGTTGTGTCGATCTTCCGGAGTGACATAATTAATGCCGCTATGCAGATGCTCCTTATTATACCAATGAATAAAACGATTTGCCCATTCTCTGGCATCAAATAGATTTTCAAATGGTTTGTCCGGATATTCCGGTCGATATTTTAATGTCCTGAACAATGACTCTGAGTATGGATTATCATTGCTGATACTGGGTCTGCTGAATGAGGGAATAACTCCCAAATCCTGAAGCTTTGCCAGCATGGTGGCAGATTTCATGGGAGATCCATTATCAGAATGCAAGGTGACTTGTTCTTCTGAAATTTTTTCTTGATTGCAGGCATCCGTTATAAGTTCAGCTGCCAAATCACCGGATTCATATTCATAAACTTGACATGCCACGGCTTTTCGGCTGTATAAATCCATCACCATATATAGGTAAAAGAACCTGCCCCTTACTGTTGACGGCAAATACGTTATGTCCCAGCTCCACAACTGGTTCGGGGCATTTGCAATCAATGGATCAGGACTGTGCCTTTTTGCGGGAAGACTGGATTGACGGTGTTTATTCATTTTTAAGTCCCTAAGAATTCTGTACATGGTTGATTCAGAACCCAGATAAATTCCCTGGTCAGCAAGTCTTGGTACGATCTGATTTGGATTGGACTCAGCAAATTCAGGCGACTCTAATACATTGGCTATCCGGGTCTTTTCATCATCAGACAATTTGTTACCAGGGTCGGCTCGGGAGCCTTTTCGGCTGTCCAATAGGCCATTTTTGCTCCACCGCTGAAGGGTTCGAATGGTCAGTCCCAATAATTGGGCTGCCTTACTTTTTCGTGCCCCTGATTCACAGGCCTCTGAAATCAATTTCAACACAGTTTTTTTGTCTTCTTGACTGATCAATCGTCCTCTGACTCCCCCCAGATTTCCTGGGCTTTTTTTTTAAGAACCAGCAAGGCTGCTGTTTCTGCCAGAGCTTTGTCTTTACGGGACAGGTCTTTTTTTAGAGCAGCGATTTCTTTTTTAAGATTTTTGTACTCTTCAATTTGTTCTTTATTCGCCTTCGGGATTATTGCTGATATGGCATCTTTTTTCCACTGGTCCAAATTATGGATAAAAATACCATTTTTGCGGCACCAGGCAGTGCGTTCGTCAGCAGTCATAGAACCTGTTTTAATTATTGCTGAAATACGTTCTTCGGCTGTCCAGTCTTTGGGGCGTTTTTCTTTTGATTTCAATTTTATGCTTCCGTTTTGTTTGTATTCTCTTAACCATTTACCGATTGTAGACCGGCCAACACCTAATTCTTTTGCAATTTCATGATGGGGTTTGTTTCCCTGTAACACCTTTTTTAACACAGCTTCTTTTAATTGAATAGAATATCCCATATTTATCACCTCAATGCCCCAAATTTAATTTTTAATTGAGGCGACATCTATCCTGACACAGGGGGTAATTAAGGTGACCCCACTTCACATTTTAGAGGCAAAATGGGCCTTTTAAGAAAATTAAAGAAGGAAAAAATCTAAGTTGGGTCTCATTTTGGTTAGTGACTAAATTAATTTTACTCTGACCCCAATTATTTAATGTCATAATCAAGGTGACCCCACTTCTTTTTGTGGGAAACAGAAGAAACCGGATACCGTTGTCAATATTGGATATTGCTTTTTGATGGCAGTATAACTTTTTATAAGCAGGAGAAAAGATGAACAAAAAAAATGTAATATGGGGTCTTTCGATACTTCTAATCGGTGTCGGACTTAGTTTGACTCACGATATTATTATTACCAATTTTTTGGCCTGGCGGATCTGTAAAACTGAACCCAATCCAAAAACGTTTATCAAAAAAACGGTTGAATTTCCAGGCAGTGTTTATTGGGAAGACAACATCTATCCCGGGTTTGATGAAAGCGACCGAGTGTTGATGATCCGCAATTATCTGGATGGCGTGCATCTTACAACCATGGCTCTCAACAGCCCGGGCGGGAAGATATATCTGTATACTGCGACTGAGACAGACTGGCAGACCAGCAAGGACATTCATAATAAATTCAAAAAGGGCAATTATTATGACACAATGGATGAGGAAGCGAGACTGATCGTCTCCCGGGGTAAGGTTATTTCTAAACAGGAGCTTCCCCTGATCAACTACAAAGTTGTGTTCAATCCAGTAGAACTTACGCCTTTTCAACGCCGGTATCTTTACAGCGATGAGGTGATCATTATGGAAAACAGGACAAACGAAGTCATAGCTTATAACCGCAGGTTAATGCGTAAATTTTATATTTTGGTCCCTGATTTTGTGGGAGGGAGACGATACTTTCCATCAGCTATGTGTGGTGAAAGTGGAAGTGTGGATGGCTTTGATGGGATCGTCTTAACAAAATATTGTAAATTTATTTCCGCTAAACATGCTGGTAAATATATAAAATAAGGAAGGGTAAGAAATGGCAATAGATTCAAATATAATTACAGATATGGGGCAATTATCAGCATTAACTTATAAAAACTATCCATCTGAATCTTCAAACTCTTTGCTAAATAAAGGAAAGATCCTTCAAGGGACCTTTAATATTGGACAGGATAGCTTTTCATTAAACAATTCCTATACCGTCAAAGACTATGCAGATACCCCATCAGACATGCAAGCCCTGTTACTTGAAAAAAACGATAGCACAGGCAATCCAACTGGCGAATATATAATCGCATTCCGTGGAACTCAGGAAAAAATGGATATAGGTGTCGATGCGATCATCGGTCTCGCTAATTACAACCCACAGTTCAATGATGCCAAAGCGTTTGTCCAGCAGATGATGACTGACCATAATATATCTTCCTCAAACCTGACCCTGACCGGGCATTCCCTCGGTGCAATACTGACACAGAGTGTTGGAGCTGTTCTGGGAATAAAGGGATATGCCTACAATCCATATGGAACCGAAAGACTGCTGACAATGTGGGAAAGTTACACCGATTCACTTGGAGAAGCACTGATACAGGTCGGAATTTATCAAGTTCTTAATGCTTTCGGGCTTGATTCATCTTATGCGCAATTTGCCGCAGATAATATTTTGAATGTTTCTTTTAATGACTGTGGGACATTGAATGGCGGCATCCTGTCTAATTTTGCTTCCGAATTAACGTCTGATCATTTGGGTACATATCTGCCGGTATTCGGTGATAATGAAGGTTTGAGCGGGCATTCAATGGTAGTATTGAATAATGCCATCAGCTATTACAATGAAATCATTGCTCATTTTACCGATGAAACAGACTATGATGATCTGTCAACTGCCTATGCTCTTTCAGGCGAGAACGGTTTTAACCGTCTTAATAACACATTCGGCAAACTGGATATTGCTCATGCAGCGGGAAATAGTCTTCAATTCAAGTTTTTAGACAAAAGCAGCATCACCGATTTTCAAAGCCAGGCATCTGATCAGGCACACCTCTTTTCGCTGCGTGCACTGAACCCGTTTGCAATTATTGGGGCAAATTACAGTATAGTTAACGAAAACGGTGAATTGGATATTGATAATTATTCCGATAAGTACATCGAAGACCGTTCCACATTTCTGTATTACCTGGCCCACCCGGATGAGAAGCTGCCTTCTGGTGAAGATACCATTCAGTTTACAGACAAGCGCTTAGGCATTAATACAACTGCCTGGAAGTCCGGAATTGGTGTGGATTTGACGATTCGTGATTATTTTTGGGGCACGGAAGTCCGTGATGAATTTGGATCTAACGGCAACACCGGCGATGACCACCTCTACGGCATGGGCGGCAACGACACCCTCAAAGGATACGGCGGTGAAGATTACATCGAAGGTGGGGAAGGCCAAGACACCATGTACGGTGGCGGAGATAAAGACACCTTCTACATCCAGGGTGAAGATGATGATTACGACATTTTTAATGGCGGAGACCATAATGAGGACACCATCCTGGGCAGTGAAGGAAATGACACCATCCGGGTTCATGATTTCTCAGGCGAGAATACCGTAGAAATCATTGACGGCAGAGGTGGTGAGAACGTTATTGCCGGAACTGGTATGGTAGACACAATAGATATGTCCGGAACAGCCCTGATCGATATCGACCGGATTGAGGGCGGCGACGGGGCGGATACGATTAAGGGGTGTTTGGCGGATGATACGATTTACGGGGGATCCAAAGACCAGATCGAAGATAATGCTGTTGACCAGCTTGAAGGCGGTGCCGGAAACGATATCTATTATGCCGGAACCGGCGATGTCATCAATGATTTAGACGGCCGGGGCACTGTCTGGTTTGAGGGCCGGGAATTGTCAGGACTGACCTGGACAGGCCTGAGTCCGGATTCCAATATTTATAGCGACTCTGATGAAAATTATTATGCCCTTTTTGACAATACCAGCAATACCCTGATAGTGTCGCATTCATCGACAAATCATTATATCAAGATCGAAAATTTCAGTGATGGTACTTTAGGTCTGACCCTGGAAGACTATACGCCGCCAAGTGACTATGATTATACCTTAATCGGAAGTGCCGATGATGATGAATCGGATTACCATCCGGATTACGATCTGGGTACCTATAGTTATGGGTTTGGTGATAATGCAGATATTACTGCTGATATGTCCACAAGCATATCCTTGGAAATTTATGGCGGTGCCGGCAGTGATTATATCCTGGGATTGCCATGGGATGATTACCTGAACGGTGGTGGTGGCGATGACCATATTGTCAGTAACTCAAACAGCACTATGGCGCCGGATATTGTCGGTGATGTCATGGATGGCGGGGATGGCAATGATCTTATTCAAGATACGGGCAATGTTGGTTCGGTGATGCTCGGAGGGGCAGGTTTCGATATTTTGAACGGATACAGAGGCAATGACACCATGTCCGGAGGTTCACAAACCGATGTTCTGACCGGTCATGCCGGGGATGACTATCTCTCTGGAGGTGACGGTAACGACGTTTTGCTGGGGGATAACGATCTGTTCTGGACAAACTCCATAATGGGGATGTTGGGGCCGAATATGGTTGATTTTACATTTGACCAGGCAGGTTGGATCACTGATGTAAATTTTAACGGAGCTATGTCGGTGAAGGATGGCGATACCATCACTGTAACGGGCATAGGAGGGGGGGATATTTATTTTGATATTCCCGCAGGAAATGATTTTCTCGATGGGGGGAATGGAAATGATCATCTTTATGATTAGGTATAAGAACAAATAATTTAAAAAAAGATAGTAAATTTAAACGACAATTCAATAGGATTAAGTCACTAATCAAGATGTGACCCCAAGTCCCATTGTGATTTTAAGAGGACAATGCAATGTATACGACCCCAATTTTTCCTTTTTTAATGAGTTTAACATTCTTGCTGATAGCGACAGTGTTAATATATCTCTATTTTATCGCCACATACATCGTCTTGCTAATTGTTCGGCACTTGATGAGGCGGCGTGCGAGTAAAAAGAATAAAGAAATAGTCCTGTTGCCGTTGATTGGTGCCAAACAAAAAAAGACTTTTAAAACTCTGGCGGTCGTCGTGGCTCTTATGTCGGCAACGATCTACATAAACCACCGGCTTGTGTGGATCGGAAAAGAAAACGCTAATTTGGCAGCCAAAGAGTATTTTGTTGCCGGGCAGACATTGAATTCCTATAAAGCTATTCTGACGACTTTCTTGCATCCGGAGTTGCCAATAATCGTTCCATTAACGAAATTACAGTGGAAAATTTATGAAAAAGGAGTCGCCCTGCTCCCGAAAAACGAGGGTGAAGCAGGTGTTTGGCAAAATATGTGGTTTCATCACCATTTTGGTAAGAAGGATCGGCCTTACTTTGGCGTAAAAAGAAACAGACCATCTCCCAAAATGGTTAAAATTTTAGATCAATACTGGTTCTGCCTGGAGGCCATGACCACTAAACCTTTTGCAGATAAAAAGATGGAAGAAAAGTACCTTGAAGGGTTTGCCGGATTGGCGTTTAGTTACACGCTTAAAGATGGATATTATAGTGGAAAATATTTAGGTTCAGCTAAAAAAATGGCTAAATTGCCTGAGATGGTACATCGCTACAGACTTCTGGTGCAATGGTTAAACGAGTTGCGAGCAAAATGGAAAGATTCGGCAAGCATAGCTCAAACCGTTCAAAATAACCCTAAGATGGAAGTTTTGTCCCAGTTGACGCTTTTGATAAATCTTAGCGATATAATTCTTGGAGAGATACACTCCCACAATTTTGACTGTGATCTGTCTTCAATTCATCAGTACATCAAGATGAGGAAAGAATTTTATTCGCCTGATAACGGGAGCCCTGTTTATAAAAAAATTCGAAATCACAAAGAAAGAGAAGCTATCTATCATATTGCTGTGAATGCTGTCGGCGCACGAAATACCAAGTATCTTATAGAACATTATTGCGGGTATGAGGTGGCTGGGAAGATGGATATGTCTTTTGCTATTGCATTTGCAAAGGATAAAAACATTACTCTGGAACAACAGGAAGAACTTTGGCGTAGAGCAAGCCTGCGAGAAGAAATTAAAATCATAGAAGGAGAGTCCGATGTCAGAAAATAGTGTTGATCTTGTTAAAAAAAGGGCAGAAGAAGAGACAGGTGCAATAGCCTGGGCAAAAGAGGAAGCCGCGAAAACAGAGTTAAAAGACAATCCCGGTGTCTACCTGACAATAACCGATAAAGGCTATAACACATTAGTTGCTTTTGCTCTGGAATTGGCAGAAAAAGAAATGCCAAGCAGTGGTACGATGAAATTTTTCACTGTCAACGCTCCCGCAGGAATACCATTAAGTTTTGCTGTGAACATGGCCGATGGAGACAAACCTTATGAAGCACTCCTGAAAGCTATTTTTGAAAGTCTTGCAACTACTGCCGGTGCTTCAGCGTTGGCTGCAGCCGGTGCAGGGACAGTTGCCGTCAGTTTTGGGTCTGTTTTTGTCGGCTACACAGCAGTTACAGCAGCCAGCGAGCTGATTGATCGTTATATTGGAGTTGATGCTACCTCTGACATCGGCACTGACAGGTTAACATACGAATTTGAAATAGGTAGTGGCAAGTTCAGCGATTTTTTATATCCAAGGGGAGGGATCGCTCAATTCTTTGACGGCCTTTTTCTGGACACAGAAGCCAATGTTTGGGAAGAGTATGATTTGGTTAATGCTGAATCCTGGATTTTAAAACATGCCAATGCTAGTGAGGAGCCTCTAAAAATAGAATATTCCAAAGCAGCAGGTTTTACATTCACAGGAACCGTAACATCAGCACTCAGCAGTCTGTATCATAGCTCAGATGAACACAACAAGGCGATCGGCACCATCGTAACTCAATATAACCAAAATTTTGATGCAACAGTTAATGGCACCACCAGGTCAATTACCAACTATTCCGATAGAGAAATTGCGATCCTCGCCAATGCGGCCATCAATGGAAGTGTTGAAGAAATGACCGCTATAGGGAATTTAACACCTTTTTATGAAGCAGGAGTAGCATCCAAGATACCGATTTCAAACCAATCGGATCAGTTCTGGATGGATCGTGCGGAATTCACTTACTATCTGCTTCATGGCAGTACAAAAGACATATGGTTCCATGACAAAGCGCTTGACGTCACACTTGAGAAAGGCGTGGACACAGCAGAACATATTAGACATTATCAGTTCGGACACTCCGGTATCGACAATATCGGTACGGGTCATTTGCACGATTTGCTTTACAAAGGGGTCGACCATCTGTACGGCATGGGCGGTAATGACACCCTCAAAGGACACGGCGGTGAAGATCACATCGAAGGTGGAGAAGGCCAAGATACCATGTACGGCGGTGATGGCAAAGATATCTTCTACATCCAGGGTGAGGATGATGATTACGATGTCTTCAATGGCGGGGCAGAGGAAGATACCATCCGGGGCAGTGACGGAGACGATACCATCCGGGTTCATGACTTTTCAGGTGAGAATGGTGAGAATACCGTAGAAATCATTGACGGCAGAGGTGGTGAGAACATCATTGCCGGTACGGACATGGCTGATACCATTGATCTGTCCGGGACTGCTCTGATCGATATCGATCGGATTGAGGGCGGCGACGGGGCGGATACGATTAAGGGGTGTTTGGCGGATGATACGATTTACGGGGGATCAAAAGAAAAGATTGAAGATAATGCCGGTGATCGGCTTGAAGGTGGTGCCGGAAACGATACCTACTATGCCGGAACCGGTGATATCATCAATGATTTAGACGGCCGGGGTACTATCTGGTTTGAGGGACAGGACTTGTCAGAACTGACCTGGACAGGCCTGAGTCCGGATTCCAATATTTATAGCGACTCTGATGAAAATTATTATGCCCTTTTTGACGAGAACAGCAATACCCTGATAGTGTCTCATACCTCGACAAATCATTCTATCAAGATTGAAGATTTCAGTGATGGTACTTTAGGTCTGACCCTGGAAGACTATACGCCGCCAGGTGACTATGATCATACCTTAGTCGGAAGTGCCGATGATGATGAATCGGATTACCATCCGGATTACGATCTGGGTACCTATAGTTATGGGTTTGGTGATAATGCAGATATTACTGCTGATATGTCCACAAGCATATCCTTGGAAATTTATGGCGGTGCCGGCAGTGATTATATCCTGGGATTGCCATGGGATGATTACCTGAACGGTGGTGGTGGCGATGACCATATTGTCAGTAACTCAAACAGTACTATGGCGCCGGATATTGTCGGTGATGTCATGGATGGCGGGGATGGCAATGATCTTATTCAAGATACGGGTAATGTTGGTTCGGTGATGCTCGGAGGAGCAGGCTTCGATATTTTGACCGGATACAGAGGCAATGACACCATGTCCGGAGGTTCACAAACCGATGTTCTGACCGGTCATGCCGGGGATGATTATCTCTCTGGAGGTGACGGTAACGACGTTTTGCTGGGGGATAACGATCTGTTCTGGACAAACTCCATAATGGGGATGTTGGGGCCGGATATGGTCGATTTTACATTTGACCAGGCAAATGGTTGGATCACTGATGTAAATTTTAACGGCGTTGTGTCGGTGAAGGATGGCGATACCATCACTGTAACGGGCATAGGAGGGGGGGATATTTATTTTGATATTCCCGCAGGAAATGATTTTCTCGATGGGGGGGATGGCAGCGATTACCTGTATAGTGGGGGCGGCAATGATATCCTCAACGGTGGAACCGGTGCGGATACATTAGGCGGCGGTATCGGTGACGACATGCTTTATGGCGGTGCAGGCAATGATCAACTCCAGGGTGGGGATGGAAATGATCATCTTTATGGTGAGCAAGGCAATGATCTCTTGTTTGGCCAAAAAGGCAATGATGTTATGGATGGCGGTGCCGGAAAAGATCAACTCCAAGGTGGGGAAGGTGATGATATCCTGAACGGACAAGACGGAGATGACTACCTTTTAGGCGGGGATGGGAACGACACCCTTACAGGGGACAGCGGCAATGATATTATGGAGGGTGGAGAAGGCGCAGACACTTATAAATTACAGGGTGGCGGAGATGATGTCATTATTGATTCGCAAGGTGCAAGCACTGTTGAATTTATTTCGGAGTACAGTGAAATACGCTATGTTTCATACGAGGGGGGACAAATTATTAACAACCCTGACGGGAACGATCTTCTCGTTGTTTTTGATGCAAACAATTCATTGGTCGTTAAAGGCGGGCGTGATGCCGGCCTCCCGTTTACATATCTGATCGGATCACAAGAAATCAGTCATACCGAATTATTATATGACATGAGCGAAGACATAACCGGTACAAACGGCGATGATATCATCGATGGTCAGGGGGGCGATGACAACATTGATGGCGGCGCCGGATCAGATACCATTTATGGCGGGCCAGGTCACGATAATCTGCATGGCGGCAGCGGTGATGATAACCTGTACGGTGGAGACGATTGGGACGTGATCTTTGGTGGTACAGGGGATGACACAATCTTTGGCGGAACCGATGACGATTATCTCTATGGCCAAGAAGGTAATGATACATTGGATGGCGGCGACGGCAGCGATTTTTTGTATGCCGATATTGGCAACGACACCCTGATTGGCGGATCCGGGGATGACCATCTCTACGGCGATGAAGGTAGTGA belongs to Desulfobacula toluolica Tol2 and includes:
- a CDS encoding IS3 family transposase (programmed frameshift); translated protein: MGYSIQLKEAVLKKVLQGNKPHHEIAKELGVGRSTIGKWLREYKQNGSIKLKSKEKRPKDWTAEERISAIIKTGSMTADERTAWCRKNGIFIHNLDQWKKDAISAIIPKANKEQIEEYKNLKKEIAALKKDLSRKDKALAETAALLVLKKKAQGNLGGVRGRLISQEDKKTVLKLISEACESGARKSKAAQLLGLTIRTLQRWSKNGLLDSRKGSRADPGNKLSDDEKTRIANVLESPEFAESNPNQIVPRLADQGIYLGSESTMYRILRDLKMNKHRQSSLPAKRHSPDPLIANAPNQLWSWDITYLPSTVRGRFFYLYMVMDLYSRKAVACQVYEYESGDLAAELITDACNQEKISEEQVTLHSDNGSPMKSATMLAKLQDLGVIPSFSRPSISNDNPYSESLFRTLKYRPEYPDKPFENLFDAREWANRFIHWYNKEHLHSGINYVTPEDRHNGRDIQILKNRHHVYQKAKTKHPERWSKKTRNWKPVTEVVLKRFKKVKQSTDTAKRAA
- a CDS encoding hemolysin-type lysine-binding protein yields the protein MAIDSNIITDMGQLSALTYKNYPSESSNSLLNKGKILQGTFNIGQDSFSLNNSYTVKDYADTPSDMQALLLEKNDSTGNPTGEYIIAFRGTQEKMDIGVDAIIGLANYNPQFNDAKAFVQQMMTDHNISSSNLTLTGHSLGAILTQSVGAVLGIKGYAYNPYGTERLLTMWESYTDSLGEALIQVGIYQVLNAFGLDSSYAQFAADNILNVSFNDCGTLNGGILSNFASELTSDHLGTYLPVFGDNEGLSGHSMVVLNNAISYYNEIIAHFTDETDYDDLSTAYALSGENGFNRLNNTFGKLDIAHAAGNSLQFKFLDKSSITDFQSQASDQAHLFSLRALNPFAIIGANYSIVNENGELDIDNYSDKYIEDRSTFLYYLAHPDEKLPSGEDTIQFTDKRLGINTTAWKSGIGVDLTIRDYFWGTEVRDEFGSNGNTGDDHLYGMGGNDTLKGYGGEDYIEGGEGQDTMYGGGDKDTFYIQGEDDDYDIFNGGDHNEDTILGSEGNDTIRVHDFSGENTVEIIDGRGGENVIAGTGMVDTIDMSGTALIDIDRIEGGDGADTIKGCLADDTIYGGSKDQIEDNAVDQLEGGAGNDIYYAGTGDVINDLDGRGTVWFEGRELSGLTWTGLSPDSNIYSDSDENYYALFDNTSNTLIVSHSSTNHYIKIENFSDGTLGLTLEDYTPPSDYDYTLIGSADDDESDYHPDYDLGTYSYGFGDNADITADMSTSISLEIYGGAGSDYILGLPWDDYLNGGGGDDHIVSNSNSTMAPDIVGDVMDGGDGNDLIQDTGNVGSVMLGGAGFDILNGYRGNDTMSGGSQTDVLTGHAGDDYLSGGDGNDVLLGDNDLFWTNSIMGMLGPNMVDFTFDQAGWITDVNFNGAMSVKDGDTITVTGIGGGDIYFDIPAGNDFLDGGNGNDHLYD